In a single window of the uncultured Dysgonomonas sp. genome:
- a CDS encoding redoxin domain-containing protein, whose translation MLKNNILHCTGLILLFVAIVTSCSKNPKEFEISGKLDNVTGDYFFMSHEIGDSVFIDTVAISAKGEFSFRSEIDTLTEYSLYFNKNTKSTFVLANKGWKVELKGDVLYPDLIDVKGGDVNDDLTSFKEKNKALLKSRADILNTAEKNIKNEDSLVVKDYVVELKNINFELSNIAAAYVKANPDKIASVMLINTFFKDETSIPRLDENLSLLKGKAIDFPLTAELKSFRDKVKLSAVNAYAPGFSIKNMQDKTVQLSDFRGKYVLLLFAATTCDVCRDEKQDAIDVYNELKKQKKNIEFISIVKDSEQVPFTENIADSVKWNILPVKGGWAAKPFDTYYIREIPYNILISPTGIILERDLPIRAVISKMEELTGEKKK comes from the coding sequence ATGTTAAAAAACAATATATTACACTGCACCGGACTTATACTATTGTTTGTTGCAATAGTCACGTCATGCAGCAAAAATCCAAAAGAATTTGAAATAAGCGGAAAACTCGACAATGTAACAGGTGATTATTTTTTCATGTCGCATGAGATCGGAGACTCCGTATTTATAGACACTGTTGCTATCAGTGCAAAAGGTGAATTTTCTTTCCGTAGCGAAATCGATACACTGACAGAATATTCACTGTACTTTAATAAAAATACAAAAAGCACTTTTGTTCTTGCCAACAAAGGATGGAAGGTAGAGCTTAAAGGCGACGTACTATATCCCGACCTGATAGATGTAAAAGGTGGTGACGTAAATGATGATTTAACGAGCTTCAAGGAAAAAAATAAAGCTTTGCTCAAATCGCGTGCCGATATATTGAATACTGCCGAAAAGAACATTAAAAACGAAGACAGCCTGGTAGTAAAAGATTACGTGGTTGAACTAAAAAACATTAATTTCGAGTTATCCAATATAGCAGCCGCATATGTAAAAGCAAATCCGGACAAGATAGCTAGCGTAATGTTGATAAATACATTTTTCAAAGATGAGACTTCCATCCCGCGGCTTGACGAAAACCTGTCTTTATTGAAAGGCAAAGCGATTGACTTTCCTCTGACAGCTGAACTCAAAAGTTTTAGAGACAAAGTAAAATTGTCAGCTGTCAATGCTTATGCACCGGGATTTTCAATAAAAAATATGCAGGACAAAACCGTTCAGTTATCTGACTTTAGAGGTAAGTATGTACTTCTTCTATTTGCAGCTACCACATGCGATGTATGCCGCGATGAGAAACAAGACGCAATCGATGTCTACAATGAATTGAAAAAGCAAAAAAAGAACATCGAATTCATTTCCATTGTAAAAGATTCGGAACAGGTACCTTTTACTGAAAATATAGCCGATTCTGTAAAATGGAATATATTACCTGTGAAGGGGGGATGGGCTGCAAAACCTTTCGATACCTATTACATCCGTGAAATACCTTACAATATACTGATTTCACCGACCGGTATCATTCTGGAAAGAGATTTGCCTATCCGTGCAGTTATAAGCAAGATGGAAGAACTGACCGGCGAAAAGAAAAAGTGA
- a CDS encoding S9 family peptidase encodes MKFINSVFLAISILLPMKSYSQETPLTLEDLTPGGKTFSKYRAEMPRQLGWYGDKLTYIKGDSVIVAPNTDKEKPQVLLSLQDINSGMGLNNDEALKSLNTIQFISPQSNDILIATPDKIYLYDFVTKKMMAAFLSLDGIDNHEWSEKSKMLAYTKDNNLYIQDSEGKETAITNETDPGIVSGQSVHRNEFGINKGIFWSPAGNLLAFYRMDETMVTDYPLVDVSARIAKLKNIKYPMAGMKSHHVTVGVYNPATQQTVYLKTGTPKEKYLTNIAWSPDEKSIYIAEVNRGQDTCIVRSYDAVSGKLQTTLFTETHPKYVEPENPVLFLKNEPSKFLWQSERDGFNHLYLYDTTGKLLKQITSGKWDVTSVLGFDEKGENLFYVSTEVSPIEKHIYKLNLKTGKREQLSKEEGVHDGILSASGKFICDKYTSQNNPGKVTITETKSNKSYIWYSAKNPYRNIQLPEITLGKLKANDNVTDLYYRLVKPLNFDPNKKYPVIVYVYGGPHSQMVDNSWMGQVRGWDIYMAEKGYVVFTMDNRGTSNRGIDFENITHRRLGVVETDDQMTGVEYLKSLGYVDVDRIGVHGWSYGGFMTLNLMLRHPETFKVGVAGGPVTDWKYYEVMYGERYMDSPQENQEGYKNSSMVERAGDLKGRLMLIHGDEDPTVVMQQSLQFLHSAIKKGTHPDFFIYPGHGHNMTGRDRVHLHGHITRYFEDFLK; translated from the coding sequence ATGAAATTTATTAATTCCGTTTTTTTAGCCATAAGCATTTTGCTTCCAATGAAATCATACAGCCAAGAAACACCTCTGACATTAGAAGACCTGACGCCCGGAGGTAAAACATTCAGCAAGTATCGTGCCGAAATGCCTCGTCAATTGGGATGGTATGGGGATAAACTGACCTACATAAAAGGTGATTCCGTAATAGTTGCTCCCAATACAGATAAAGAGAAACCTCAAGTATTGCTTAGTCTTCAGGATATTAATTCAGGTATGGGACTGAACAACGATGAGGCGCTGAAAAGTTTAAATACCATTCAGTTTATTTCTCCGCAGTCGAATGATATACTGATTGCCACTCCTGACAAAATATATTTGTATGACTTTGTGACAAAAAAGATGATGGCTGCGTTTCTGTCATTAGACGGAATAGATAACCACGAATGGTCTGAAAAAAGTAAAATGCTCGCATATACAAAAGATAATAACCTGTATATACAAGATTCGGAAGGGAAAGAAACGGCCATAACAAACGAAACCGATCCGGGCATCGTCTCCGGGCAATCTGTTCATAGGAACGAGTTCGGTATTAACAAAGGTATATTCTGGTCGCCGGCAGGAAATCTTCTTGCATTCTATCGTATGGACGAAACTATGGTTACCGATTATCCGTTAGTAGATGTTTCGGCGCGTATCGCCAAGCTGAAAAATATAAAGTATCCGATGGCCGGAATGAAAAGCCATCATGTTACAGTCGGAGTATACAATCCTGCTACACAGCAAACAGTATATCTGAAAACAGGTACTCCTAAAGAAAAATACCTGACGAATATAGCATGGAGTCCCGATGAAAAAAGTATCTATATTGCAGAGGTCAACCGAGGGCAGGATACTTGCATTGTAAGAAGTTATGATGCTGTGAGCGGGAAACTGCAAACGACCTTATTCACTGAAACTCATCCGAAGTATGTAGAGCCTGAGAATCCCGTGTTATTTCTGAAAAACGAGCCGTCGAAGTTCTTGTGGCAAAGTGAGCGCGACGGATTTAACCATTTATATCTGTATGATACAACCGGAAAATTGTTGAAGCAGATTACTTCCGGCAAATGGGATGTTACATCTGTTCTGGGATTTGACGAAAAAGGAGAGAATCTCTTTTATGTATCTACTGAAGTAAGCCCGATAGAAAAGCATATTTATAAACTGAATCTGAAAACAGGAAAGAGAGAGCAACTGTCGAAGGAAGAAGGCGTTCATGACGGAATACTTAGCGCTTCGGGAAAATTTATCTGCGACAAATATACTTCGCAGAACAACCCCGGAAAGGTGACAATTACAGAAACCAAATCGAATAAGTCATATATCTGGTATTCAGCAAAGAATCCTTATAGAAATATACAGCTACCCGAGATAACATTGGGTAAGTTGAAAGCAAATGATAATGTGACAGACCTGTATTATCGTCTGGTGAAACCGCTAAATTTTGACCCGAACAAGAAATATCCGGTCATTGTTTATGTATATGGAGGGCCACATTCCCAAATGGTAGATAATTCATGGATGGGACAGGTCAGAGGATGGGATATATACATGGCTGAAAAGGGCTATGTAGTATTTACGATGGACAACAGAGGTACGTCGAACAGGGGAATCGATTTCGAAAATATAACGCATCGCCGACTTGGAGTGGTGGAAACAGATGACCAGATGACAGGTGTGGAATACCTGAAGTCGTTGGGCTATGTAGATGTCGACCGGATAGGAGTACATGGCTGGAGTTATGGCGGGTTTATGACGCTGAACCTAATGCTTCGTCATCCCGAAACGTTTAAGGTAGGTGTAGCAGGCGGGCCTGTTACGGATTGGAAGTATTATGAAGTGATGTATGGCGAACGTTATATGGATAGCCCTCAGGAGAATCAGGAGGGATATAAGAATTCCAGCATGGTAGAACGTGCCGGAGACCTTAAAGGCCGCCTGATGCTTATACATGGAGATGAAGATCCTACTGTGGTGATGCAACAGAGCTTGCAATTCCTGCATTCTGCCATTAAAAAGGGTACACATCCCGATTTCTTTATATATCCGGGGCACGGACATAATATGACGGGGCGCGACCGTGTGCATTTGCATGGACATATAACGCGTTATTTTGAGGATTTTTTGAAATAG
- a CDS encoding RDD family protein: protein MSSKTADELIKIARISRDDYQPEALDAADSELTKREIPEQEIEDIIKRIIETEGKAIEIENSTVGSGIRFLNFLIDSFVWLIAVFVLTLPLNAHRGSQILIGYLIILASYILYYAGLEIKFQKTLGKMITKTKVVTYNGEVPSNADIIVRTLLRIIAPFDIVSFLFTKNGFHDRLSGTKVIKG from the coding sequence ATGTCTTCGAAAACAGCCGACGAATTAATAAAGATTGCACGGATAAGCAGGGATGATTATCAGCCCGAAGCCTTAGACGCAGCTGATAGTGAGTTGACAAAGAGGGAAATTCCGGAGCAGGAAATTGAAGATATAATAAAAAGAATAATAGAGACTGAGGGAAAAGCTATAGAGATAGAGAATAGTACCGTCGGTTCCGGAATAAGATTTCTTAATTTCCTGATCGATTCATTCGTCTGGTTGATTGCCGTCTTCGTATTAACACTCCCGTTAAATGCACACAGAGGCAGCCAAATACTGATCGGTTATTTGATTATACTCGCTTCTTATATTTTATACTATGCAGGTTTGGAGATCAAGTTCCAAAAAACATTGGGTAAAATGATTACCAAAACAAAAGTTGTAACGTATAACGGGGAAGTGCCGAGCAATGCCGATATAATAGTAAGGACTCTTTTGAGGATTATTGCTCCGTTCGACATCGTTTCATTTCTTTTTACAAAAAACGGATTTCATGACAGGTTGTCGGGAACGAAGGTAATAAAAGGATAG
- the queD gene encoding 6-carboxytetrahydropterin synthase QueD yields the protein MYKISKQFSFSASHILEGLPLEHPCSRLHGHNYVVTVHLQAKQLNNVGFIKDYRELDSLKKYIDDTLDHRHLNDVLPFNPTAENMAKYLYDTFKKDIPELYAVEVSETPKTTAIYEADSE from the coding sequence ATGTATAAAATAAGTAAACAATTTTCGTTTTCCGCTTCACATATACTCGAGGGTTTGCCTCTCGAGCATCCTTGTTCGCGGCTGCACGGGCACAATTATGTAGTCACTGTACATTTGCAGGCAAAGCAATTGAATAATGTCGGATTTATAAAAGATTACAGGGAGCTCGATAGTCTAAAAAAATATATTGACGATACACTCGATCACAGGCATTTGAATGACGTATTGCCATTCAATCCGACGGCCGAAAACATGGCAAAGTATCTTTACGATACTTTCAAAAAGGACATTCCCGAACTATATGCGGTAGAAGTATCTGAAACCCCTAAAACAACAGCCATCTATGAAGCTGATAGTGAATGA
- a CDS encoding radical SAM protein, translating into MKLIVNEIFYSLQGEGGRTGEASVFIRLTKCNLVCSFCDTDFADGDEMSVDEILEAISVYPCKWIIWTGGEPTIQLKDEHLAVFREHGYKQAIETNGTRRVPSLIDYITCSPKQDYETIKNRISFVHEIRMPIQAGDPVPDISVFPKADNYFLSPVFDADKINLENVAYCVELIKQHPQWRLSLQTHKLIHIE; encoded by the coding sequence ATGAAGCTGATAGTGAATGAGATTTTCTATTCGCTGCAAGGTGAAGGGGGGCGTACGGGCGAAGCGTCTGTATTTATCAGGCTTACAAAATGCAATCTGGTATGCAGTTTCTGCGATACTGATTTTGCCGATGGTGACGAAATGAGTGTGGACGAAATACTGGAAGCTATCAGTGTCTATCCATGCAAGTGGATCATATGGACCGGTGGTGAACCTACCATCCAGTTAAAAGACGAACATCTGGCTGTATTCCGCGAACACGGATATAAGCAGGCAATAGAGACAAATGGTACGCGAAGGGTACCTTCATTGATAGATTATATCACCTGTAGCCCTAAGCAGGACTATGAAACAATAAAGAACCGGATTTCTTTTGTCCATGAGATTCGTATGCCTATACAGGCAGGAGATCCGGTGCCGGATATCTCGGTATTTCCAAAAGCCGATAATTACTTTCTGAGTCCTGTATTTGATGCAGATAAAATCAATCTGGAGAATGTCGCCTATTGTGTGGAGCTTATAAAACAGCACCCTCAGTGGCGGCTTAGTCTGCAAACACACAAACTGATACATATTGAGTAG
- a CDS encoding ribonuclease Z: MERFELDILGCGSATPTTLHNPSSQVLNIREKLYMIDCGEGTQLQFRRSKLRFGRLNHIFISHLHGDHCFGLIGLISTLGLLGRTGALVIHTVAGLESTLRPEIDFFCKDNPFEVKIEVFNPKVSEVIYEDRSVSVKTIPLVHRVPCAGFLFQEKQKEAHLLPDMIKFYNIPIRELAKIKQGADFVTEEGKVVPHERLTIPAEPARSYAYCSDTAYSEKIIPVIEGVDLLYHEATFADTDKSRAKETGHSTARQAAQIAKMANVKKLMLGHFSARYPDNSILLEEAREVFANTVLANEGLREKL; encoded by the coding sequence ATGGAAAGATTTGAATTGGATATATTGGGTTGTGGCTCTGCTACACCTACAACATTACACAATCCATCATCACAGGTGCTGAATATCAGGGAAAAATTATATATGATAGATTGCGGGGAGGGAACTCAGTTGCAATTCAGGCGTAGTAAGCTGCGTTTTGGCCGTCTTAATCATATATTTATCTCACATCTGCATGGAGACCATTGTTTTGGTCTCATCGGACTGATATCGACATTGGGGCTTCTGGGGCGAACGGGTGCTCTTGTAATACATACTGTTGCCGGACTTGAAAGTACACTTCGTCCCGAAATCGACTTCTTCTGTAAGGACAATCCTTTTGAGGTTAAAATAGAAGTATTCAATCCGAAAGTAAGCGAAGTTATTTACGAAGACAGGTCTGTTTCAGTGAAAACGATACCGCTCGTGCACAGAGTGCCTTGTGCGGGATTCCTCTTTCAGGAAAAGCAAAAAGAGGCGCATCTGCTACCTGATATGATAAAATTCTACAATATACCGATAAGGGAATTGGCGAAAATAAAACAGGGGGCTGATTTTGTTACCGAAGAGGGTAAAGTTGTACCTCATGAAAGACTGACAATTCCTGCCGAACCTGCGCGTTCCTATGCTTACTGCTCCGATACGGCTTATAGTGAGAAGATTATTCCTGTCATTGAAGGTGTGGATCTGCTTTATCACGAAGCTACATTCGCTGATACGGATAAGTCACGTGCTAAAGAAACAGGCCATTCGACCGCCAGGCAAGCCGCGCAGATAGCGAAGATGGCAAATGTAAAGAAGCTGATGCTGGGACATTTTTCGGCTCGCTATCCTGATAATAGTATTTTGCTGGAAGAGGCCAGGGAGGTATTTGCAAACACTGTACTTGCTAACGAAGGACTTCGTGAAAAATTGTGA
- a CDS encoding T9SS C-terminal target domain-containing protein, which produces MVNLRNILFLILFGGATFSAHAGEMDFPSNIFASEPQQTTDKTMNLIVEVNGGTVRIPLENVPTSGYLEVYSILGVKVTSVNLKTCIGTCPLELPKGLYIIKAGKVAQKIVVR; this is translated from the coding sequence ATGGTAAATTTGAGAAACATACTATTCCTTATATTGTTTGGTGGAGCCACTTTCTCTGCACATGCTGGAGAGATGGATTTTCCGTCAAATATTTTTGCGTCCGAACCTCAGCAGACTACAGATAAAACAATGAATCTGATTGTTGAAGTGAATGGTGGTACGGTTAGGATTCCGTTGGAGAATGTTCCTACATCGGGCTATCTTGAAGTATATAGTATTCTGGGGGTAAAGGTTACCAGTGTCAATCTGAAGACGTGTATCGGAACTTGTCCTCTTGAGTTACCTAAAGGACTTTATATAATAAAGGCGGGGAAGGTAGCACAGAAGATCGTTGTCAGATAA
- a CDS encoding outer membrane beta-barrel protein produces the protein MKKILIILTICFSAITTASSQDQTGKLSFAGNLNYGSEVESLGIGLRAQYGFTRHLRGTAEYKYYIDRHNLSAFGINADGHYVFGVSEAVSLYPLAGLNLTRWTYDPGRSNFDGPKYSNNRIGLNLGFGGQVSLADNTFIQIEAKEAIIKNYSQFVVSVGFMYQF, from the coding sequence ATGAAGAAAATTCTAATTATCTTAACTATTTGTTTCTCTGCAATAACTACGGCTTCATCTCAAGACCAGACCGGAAAGCTCTCATTCGCAGGAAATCTAAATTACGGCTCGGAAGTAGAATCGTTAGGAATAGGCCTGCGGGCACAATATGGCTTTACCAGACATCTGAGAGGAACTGCCGAATATAAATACTATATAGACAGGCACAACCTTAGTGCATTCGGGATCAATGCCGATGGACACTACGTCTTCGGAGTCTCTGAAGCCGTGTCATTATATCCTCTTGCCGGATTGAATTTAACCCGCTGGACATACGACCCCGGTAGGTCTAATTTCGATGGCCCTAAATATTCAAATAACCGCATAGGATTAAATTTAGGTTTCGGAGGGCAAGTCTCCTTGGCTGACAATACATTTATCCAGATTGAAGCAAAAGAAGCCATTATCAAGAACTATTCACAATTTGTGGTATCTGTAGGTTTCATGTACCAGTTCTGA
- a CDS encoding HDIG domain-containing metalloprotein codes for MNTLAIIEKYYKKDSDLYNILIQHSTDVTNKALSIVANHPELNIDSKFVSEAGMLHDIGIFMTNAPSIKCFGIDPYVAHGYLGREIVENAGYPVHALVCERHTGTGISLEEIIENKMPVPHRDMRPVSIEEKLICFADCFFSKTRLGEERPIDKVRQSLSKFGETSVRQFDRWCAIFL; via the coding sequence ATGAATACATTAGCTATAATTGAAAAATATTATAAAAAAGACTCGGATCTGTATAATATCCTGATACAGCACAGCACCGATGTTACCAACAAGGCTTTATCCATAGTAGCAAATCATCCGGAACTGAATATCGACAGTAAGTTTGTAAGCGAAGCCGGCATGCTTCACGACATAGGCATCTTTATGACAAATGCACCCTCCATAAAGTGTTTTGGCATAGATCCTTACGTCGCACATGGCTATCTCGGACGCGAAATTGTGGAGAATGCCGGATACCCCGTGCATGCACTTGTATGCGAAAGGCATACCGGTACCGGAATATCGCTTGAAGAAATTATAGAAAATAAAATGCCCGTACCCCACAGAGATATGCGCCCAGTAAGTATAGAAGAAAAACTAATATGCTTTGCAGATTGTTTCTTCTCTAAAACCCGACTGGGAGAGGAACGACCGATAGACAAAGTGCGACAAAGCCTGTCTAAGTTCGGAGAAACTTCTGTCCGGCAATTCGACAGATGGTGCGCCATATTCCTCTGA
- a CDS encoding DUF1343 domain-containing protein — MKKFYIFSLTLICLISSITVIAQTLSLGADRLDVLLPEIKDKKIALIVNQTSVLSNGTHLLDTLLSRKVQITKIFAPEHGFRGNADAGEKVVDGRDTRTGIPVISLYGKNYKPTADQLKDTDILIFDIQDVGARFYTYISTMHYVMEACAENGKECIILDRPNPNDRIDGPVLNLKYKSFVGMHPIPVLHGLTVGELARMINGEGWLKGGIKSDLKVITMTGWNHGAYYFLPVKPSPNLPNEWAVGLYPSLCFFEATNVSVGRGTDFPFQVVGAPNPKYGKFSFTPRPNEGNKSPLNVNKTCYGLDLRKYKYQPGIDLGFLIDFYKKSGLGAAFFTNPRFMDLLAGTNVLRLQIIKGMPAEDIYRTWEKDLIEYRTMREKYLLYADK, encoded by the coding sequence ATGAAAAAGTTTTACATATTTTCCCTTACGCTTATATGTCTTATCTCAAGTATAACGGTTATTGCTCAAACTCTGTCGTTAGGTGCGGACAGGCTTGATGTTTTATTACCCGAAATCAAAGATAAAAAAATTGCTTTAATAGTTAATCAAACTTCTGTATTATCTAATGGAACGCACCTATTGGATACGCTTTTATCCCGAAAGGTGCAGATAACGAAAATCTTTGCTCCCGAACATGGTTTCCGGGGAAATGCAGATGCGGGAGAGAAGGTCGTGGATGGTAGGGATACTAGGACCGGGATTCCTGTTATTTCCCTGTATGGAAAAAATTATAAACCGACGGCAGATCAGTTGAAAGATACAGATATACTTATTTTCGACATCCAGGATGTCGGTGCACGTTTCTATACATACATCAGCACGATGCATTATGTAATGGAGGCATGTGCTGAAAATGGCAAAGAATGCATTATCCTGGATCGTCCCAATCCGAATGATCGTATTGACGGACCTGTTTTGAACTTAAAGTATAAATCATTCGTGGGTATGCATCCGATTCCGGTATTGCATGGGCTTACTGTGGGCGAATTAGCCCGGATGATAAACGGTGAAGGCTGGCTGAAAGGTGGGATAAAATCTGATCTGAAGGTGATTACAATGACGGGGTGGAATCATGGGGCTTATTACTTCCTTCCTGTAAAACCATCACCTAATCTGCCAAATGAATGGGCAGTAGGTTTATATCCTTCCCTCTGCTTTTTTGAAGCTACAAATGTGAGTGTCGGGCGTGGTACCGATTTTCCTTTTCAGGTAGTGGGAGCACCTAATCCGAAATATGGAAAGTTTTCCTTTACTCCACGGCCCAATGAGGGGAATAAAAGCCCGTTGAATGTCAATAAGACTTGTTACGGACTCGATTTAAGGAAGTATAAATATCAGCCCGGAATTGATTTGGGATTCCTTATAGATTTTTATAAAAAATCCGGACTGGGTGCTGCATTTTTTACGAATCCCAGATTTATGGATCTATTGGCTGGTACAAATGTTCTAAGATTGCAGATTATTAAAGGTATGCCGGCAGAAGACATTTATAGAACATGGGAAAAAGACCTGATTGAATACAGAACAATGCGGGAAAAGTATTTGTTGTATGCAGATAAATAA
- a CDS encoding SIR2 family protein, translated as MTLENAVDNILSGECILFTGAGYSFGTTNLNNNNPKNGGRLTSFLYSECGIVENDFDLKNASEIYQETHGESKLIELLRKEFTIKEVSPNHRVIASLPWKRVYTTNYDNSLELSFTQESKLLTGITINEKINQYLDKRTFCVHLNGFIENLTPSKLRNEFKLTNSSYLTSDFLRSPWIDLFRHDIQNSKAVLFIGFSCEGDLDISRIIAEYTTHDNIFFIVKKGESGLSIRKLERYGKVFDLELEGISLLINERKKQYIPTESTFLEPRSFEKVINNSKVPQLKDKNVIDLFYKGVLDSGLINYSIMDNVKYPYYIKRKQINDIIEYINDGGRNILLHSDLGNGKTLMVQGIANELTRIGYEVYFFKKVYTNTNEEIESLCRNKPKSVIIIENYSNNLDLLKRINLFRTEETIIIVTERSISNDTNYLLLEKFIFGDSTNYLTKNINILSDEEIEALIKIADLYGLWGENAPSSIERKKSIFINKYDSSFRLFLLALLESPDIKERFNKLLLSIKDANESFFQATLLILSSHLFDFNLNFDDLINILDDELLENPSFYNNDRLLEIIDFKSQSFLVRSSVLAESLLVKNQFHDELIDLLITVVKRLDVRLYDKNSFQIIKSITSFSRLQNIFNLNENPKYRPIILGFFEEVKSTHYAKKNPHFWLQYAIAKLSIRDYPIAKKYFDTAYGFAKEDSNFETFQIDNHYARYLIENEIINGSIESCMDIFIQVHNILSNRNDANANRHYPIRVAINYGRFYDTYYANISEQDQKVFLLSCREMKDRIDQYKKITHVKNIHKSVKKCEEELFRIFQKERISLL; from the coding sequence ATGACTTTAGAAAATGCAGTAGATAATATTCTTTCAGGAGAATGTATTCTTTTTACAGGTGCTGGATATTCATTTGGAACAACTAATTTGAATAACAATAATCCTAAAAATGGGGGAAGATTAACGTCATTTTTATATTCAGAATGTGGCATTGTAGAGAATGATTTTGACTTGAAAAATGCATCTGAAATATATCAAGAAACCCATGGGGAATCAAAACTTATAGAATTATTACGAAAGGAATTTACAATAAAAGAAGTTAGTCCTAACCATAGGGTGATAGCCTCATTGCCATGGAAAAGAGTATACACTACAAATTATGATAATTCTTTAGAGTTGTCTTTCACGCAAGAGAGTAAACTTCTTACAGGAATAACTATTAATGAAAAAATAAATCAATATTTAGATAAAAGAACATTTTGTGTCCATTTAAACGGTTTTATAGAGAACTTAACCCCATCAAAGCTTAGAAATGAGTTTAAATTAACGAATTCAAGTTATTTAACTAGCGATTTTTTAAGAAGTCCATGGATAGACCTATTTAGACATGATATTCAAAATTCTAAGGCTGTACTTTTTATAGGATTTTCATGTGAAGGGGATTTAGACATTTCTAGAATTATTGCAGAATATACCACCCATGATAACATTTTCTTTATTGTAAAAAAAGGAGAGAGTGGTTTGTCTATTAGGAAATTAGAGAGATATGGTAAAGTATTTGATCTTGAATTAGAAGGGATAAGCTTGTTAATAAATGAGAGAAAAAAACAATATATCCCAACGGAATCAACTTTTTTAGAACCGAGATCATTTGAGAAGGTAATAAATAATTCTAAAGTTCCCCAACTCAAAGATAAAAATGTTATAGATCTTTTTTATAAAGGTGTGTTAGATAGTGGATTGATTAATTACTCTATTATGGATAATGTGAAGTATCCTTATTACATAAAGAGAAAACAGATTAACGACATCATAGAATATATTAACGATGGCGGTCGTAATATATTATTGCATTCAGATTTAGGTAATGGAAAGACCTTAATGGTTCAAGGGATTGCGAATGAGTTGACCAGAATAGGGTATGAAGTTTATTTTTTCAAAAAAGTATACACTAATACTAATGAAGAAATAGAATCTTTATGCAGAAATAAACCAAAATCTGTTATTATTATAGAAAATTATTCTAATAACTTGGACTTATTAAAAAGAATAAATCTTTTCAGAACGGAAGAGACAATAATAATAGTAACAGAAAGAAGTATATCGAACGATACAAACTATTTATTGTTAGAAAAATTTATATTCGGAGATTCAACAAATTATTTAACTAAAAATATAAATATCCTTTCTGATGAAGAAATAGAAGCACTTATCAAAATTGCAGATCTTTATGGTTTGTGGGGAGAAAACGCTCCTTCTTCTATTGAGAGGAAAAAGTCAATTTTCATAAATAAATATGATAGTTCATTTAGATTGTTTTTATTAGCTTTATTGGAATCCCCTGATATAAAAGAGCGCTTTAATAAATTATTGTTATCAATAAAAGATGCTAATGAATCTTTTTTTCAAGCAACACTTCTTATACTGTCTAGCCATCTTTTTGATTTCAACTTGAATTTTGATGATCTCATTAATATATTGGATGACGAATTGCTTGAAAACCCATCTTTTTACAATAATGATAGATTATTAGAGATAATTGATTTTAAAAGTCAGAGCTTTCTAGTTCGTTCTTCTGTGTTAGCAGAGTCTTTACTTGTTAAAAATCAATTTCATGATGAATTGATTGATTTATTGATAACAGTAGTAAAGAGATTAGATGTAAGGTTGTATGATAAAAATAGTTTTCAAATAATAAAAAGTATAACATCTTTTTCGAGGCTTCAGAATATTTTTAACCTTAATGAGAATCCTAAATATAGACCAATAATATTAGGCTTTTTTGAGGAAGTAAAAAGTACTCATTATGCAAAAAAGAACCCTCATTTTTGGTTGCAATATGCAATTGCGAAATTGTCAATCAGGGACTACCCCATTGCAAAAAAATATTTTGATACGGCATATGGCTTTGCCAAAGAGGATTCTAATTTTGAAACATTCCAAATTGATAATCATTATGCAAGATACTTGATTGAAAATGAGATCATCAATGGATCAATAGAATCATGTATGGATATTTTTATTCAGGTTCATAATATTTTATCAAATAGAAATGATGCTAATGCAAATCGACACTATCCTATCAGGGTTGCTATAAACTATGGGAGATTTTATGATACATATTATGCTAATATTAGCGAACAAGACCAAAAAGTTTTTCTTTTATCGTGCAGAGAAATGAAAGACAGAATTGATCAGTATAAGAAAATCACTCATGTGAAGAATATTCATAAAAGTGTAAAAAAATGTGAAGAAGAACTTTTTCGTATTTTTCAGAAAGAAAGAATTTCTTTGTTATAA